A stretch of Schistocerca nitens isolate TAMUIC-IGC-003100 chromosome 6, iqSchNite1.1, whole genome shotgun sequence DNA encodes these proteins:
- the LOC126262498 gene encoding adenine phosphoribosyltransferase has product MEEQRLTKLKELVKTNIASYPDFPKPGILFRDIFSVLKNPEAFHALQELLSSRLSNLNPKPDVITALESRGFLFGPALALQLKLPFVPIRKRGKLPGKLHSVTYSLEYGNDTIEIQESSIGKGQNVVIIDDLLATGGTLGAACSLIEKCGANVLECIVVIELLDLKGRDGIHQPIHSLIQF; this is encoded by the exons ATGGAGGAACAGAGACTGACTAAACTGAAAGAATTGGTGAAGACCAATATTGCATCGTACCCCGATTTTCCGAAGCCGGGAATATTATTCAG AGACATTTTTTCTGTATTGAAGAACCCAGAAGCGTTCCACGCGCTACAGGAGTTGCTGTCAAGCCGCTTATCAAATTTAAATCCCAAACCTGATGTAATAACAGCTTTAGAGTCAAGAGGTTTCTTGTTTGGTCCAGCATTAGCTCTTCAATTGAAACTTCCGTTTGTGCCAATTCGTAAAAGAGGGAAACTACCCGGAAAATTGCACAGTGTGACTTATTCATTAGAATATGGGAAT GACACAATTGAAATACAGGAGAGCAGCATTGGAAAAGGGCAGAATGTTGTAATTATTGATGATCTACTGGCTACTGGAG GTACTCTTGGAGCAGCTTGTTCACTTATTGAGAAGTGTGGTGCAAATGTACTGGAATGCATTGTTGTGATTGAACTTCTAGATTTGAAAGGGAGAGATGGCATACATCAACCTATACATTCCTTAATACAGTTTTAG